The region AATGAGTATGTAAATGGTTCCatttaaactttgaaatcaACACCTACATTTTTACATTGTAGTGTTAATCATATACAAAGGAACACAAACAAAGAAGTTTAACAACTTTTTACGACCTTTCATTcagaaagtaaaagaaaagCTGAAATGTTAGGATGGTCTTGGTTTTTTCCAATTGTTAACTTTGAGTAATGGTTCATCTACTTTGGTACATGTGCTAGGATATTGTAACCAAGAACAAATAGTTGCTTTAAATGACATTCCCAGAATGTTAGCTAATGATCagttaacaaacaaatattccaACATGTCGCAGAAACTCACCTTTTAAGGTTTTGATACTCTACAGCCTTCTCTTCTAGTTCAGGCTTTTGTGAATCTATTCTCTTTATCAAGGCATTtgttctccttcctctcctgtTGTTCCGGGGAACCCTCTGTGGGAGAGGCATCAATGTCCGTTGAAACAGTTCCACCAGAAAGCTCATATCAGCTCCATCTTCATTGTCAACTTTTACTTGTCTCTGAATATATAACACTAGGATAAGTTCAATCTCTTCTTGTGAAATTACCTAAATTGCTGTGTTTACATTAATACCTATAAATGTAAACAGCAACTTTATAGAATTACCACTAACAACTTCCACATAAGGGAATGGGAGAGTGCCCCCTCCTCCTTAGAAATATACGATCATGGGCTGTAGTATTTGTAGCACAGTTGTCAATTGTATACCCTGGCAGGGGTGCAACCATGTATACTATTTGAGACCTCGACCGCCAGAAAAATCAGGGGGATCAACCACCACCttccccccaccaccccactgaCAATTTGTTAACATTGCAAAAGTACGCCTACAGACATAAACCTATAACATACAGTTAAAAAGTTGGTGCAACTTGTAGTcgaaaattatgaaatattgcTTCAAAATATAGCACTATTTTGCATCAAAGCAACTTCACGTTCACACAATTTCCCATCCGAATGTTAGTTCTCGGCTAGGCTATGGTATAGGacagagatattttgtgtacagctaagaagtttgctgatgacaccaaattgtattctgaggtctcttccaaaagcgattctgagaaatttcaagcggatttagataagattttttcctggtctcaggggtggcaaatgctttttaatattgataaatgtaaggtaatgcacattggtagtagtaaccaaaagtttacatacattctaaatggtgtggagttacaggaggtctctgttgaaagagacctaggtatctacattgactcgtctctgcaaccttccaaacattgtcttgaagctgctataagaggtaatagggttttaggtgtgatcaagaggaacttcagttttctgaaagaggacatcgtagttaggctttttaagcagttggttaggccttatctggagtatgctgtgcaggcttggaacccttattttgctaaggataaggaagtacttgaaaaggtccagaggagagctactaggatgattagttccttaaagagggttccttattataggcggttacaactgttgaatctcaccacactggagcttaggaggttacgtggggacttgatccaggttttcaagattgtgtatggtttcgacaatttatcctttaccgactttttcatgtttgcaaacagtagttgtactagaggtcattgtcttaaacttcaaaagtcgcatagtagcattaatattcggcataacttttttgcttatagggttgtgaatgagtggaatagtttgcctgagaaagttgtacttgcaagtagtgtcaatgggtttaagaatgctttggacaagcactttcagcattgtaatcgggtctgagtgtttgtgtcttcagttttttccctctctttatagggtccttgatggggacttaagtgtccctcctgatccctttttctactaaactaaactaaactaggcTACAGTAGTTACTTAGAGTAGACCTAACATGAGCCTAACGTTATAACCAAGTTAGTATTCGAAATCGAAGTAACAACGATCAATGGCAGATTTGCGATCGACAGCAACAAACAACTACCTGAAGCAAAAGCTATTGATTCTTACGTCTCTTAACAGTTTTAGTATGGTTTCTTTGCTTAGTATTTCAGGATGTAAAATGTCAGGGTGTAAAATTTCAGGCTCAAAAGAACTTCCGGGTTCCTTCATTTTGTTCCTTGCTGATGGCGCTAGTACAAATAAATTGAGCTGATGGCGCTATTGCAAATATATTGGGCTTATTGCGCTTGTACAAATATTTTGGTCTGATGGCGCTTGTACAAATCAAATATATTGGGCTGATGGCGCTAGTGCAAATATATTGCTTGAGGCACGCAAGAAGTTGTCTTAGCTTTTACCTTGCCTGTACAATTAATGTGAGCGCGCCCTAACATCCTCAGTATTAAAGTTCCTTTTACTCAGTATAACGTAACTCTACATAAGGATTTCTACTCTTTcgaaaatttgtcaaaaacaGTTCGTACTAAAGCTAATTCCCCTGACAAGCAGATTTGTAAAAGGGCGCTCTCGGTTAGTATTATAATTCGACGATATTTACATAGAACGAACGTCTTGACCAAAGACTACGCAAGAAGGGGACCTATGGCAGTCTTCCAATCGCCGCACCTGAATTATGGCTATCGAACATCTCCTTTGCTCCATTCCCAAAAATGTTTGAGAGGAGAGTTTGGGGAAGGATGAGGGGATGGGGGTAGAGTGGTACATTGTTTCCCTACACTGCTTGTAGATCATTCCCTGATAAATCTGGTGTGGTTGGGAGAAAGGCGTGCATTACGAAGATACATTGCaaagatgtgggggggggggtgaagggggggggtggtaataGGAATGAAGAGATTAAGGATGGAAGAGACAAAGTGGAAAACGTGATAGCAAATGTGGTTCTATATATTAATCATCTCAATTTAATGGGAGGAGCAATAATCTAACAAGTTGTCAAAGAACagcaataaatacaaaatattaaaaatatttgattattttaAACAAGAAATGTTAAATGAAGTCTTGGACTGACTGCTTGTGGATATACTCTGACTAAACTGTCCTCTTACATGTCTACTTGTTACATTTGAATGTTTCTTGTTTCTAAGCTTTATCAAActtaaaattgaaaacaagaagaaaaaagatcAAAGCAAAGAAGTTCAATTAGCAAATAaaattcatattaaaatattgatagGCAGCTGTCTCAAGCTTAACTTTTGTAAGCACAAGTAAATTTATCCTTCTATGCAGCAGGGGCTCAACCCCCCTCCTACACCCCTACCAACTGACGTACAGGATATTACAAAGAGATTCCTggtgtactgtatgtaaataatataaattgtatGCACACCACAACCTAAACAGTTGAAAATCCTTCAGCTGGCTTTCTAAGTTGCAAATACAGcaacatgtttacattttagcaacctccattttaccaaacttttttaatatttttataccCATCTTAAGGATGACATATTGGTGGTTGGCCTCCtgctatacatatattttttgtttacctATAGTTTCTTATGTAGAGCTACAATTACACAACTCAAGTCAAATTCAAAtatggtgttttaagtcttcAAGCAATTCCCTGAGTGGATGTTGATAAATTTTGTGATTCTATTTCCACAAGAAACAACTCACATAGCAATCATATTCACTAGCGTAACTAGTCtaaaatgatttcaaatattgaaTCAAAAGtcgaatttttttaatttttaaaatctgtgtattacatgtgattgatattaatataaaataatgtcTAAGATATGACACATTGAGAATGGGATAAGATAATAAATTAGTTAAgatatttcaaaactgctagCTAATTTGGTTAAACACCTTAGATGGTGTTTTACTTTGGTAACATCGCTGTCcaattttgaattgaattgaatttattgtccacaatttgaaattcggcttacacaggtcgtaaacgaagaaaaagaagaaaagcaatagtataagtaagctatacatatacagtaatacaaacatatttacagcaagtcctacaaataagaaacaattaaatatatggatagaattaggcACAATTGAGTATCTGTAGCGATTTTGATTGAAACTCTGCTGGTTTGGTAAAATTGCCGACCAAATACTAAATATAGCTATTCTAATAATGCCAATAACATGGAGCTTATTATAGCCCACTGTattctttcaaagtttccaAATATTTCTAATTATCTGAAGCAGTGTTCACTTGGGCACggtagaaaaaaaaggatcaggagggacactcaagtccccatcaaggaccctataggagaaaaaaaactgaagacacaaacactcagacctgattacaatgcttatagtgcttgtccaaagcattcttaaacccattcacactacttgcaagtacaaatttctcaggcaaaccattccactcattcacaacacTATTAGAAAAAAcattatgccgaatattaatcctactttgtaacttttggagtttaagacaatgacctcttagcaaacatgaaaaagtcagtgaaggataaattgtcgaaaccatacacaatcttgaaaacctagatcaagtccccacgtaacctcctaagctccagtgtggtgagattcaacagttgtaaccgcctataataaggaaccctctttaaggaactaatcatcctagtagccctcctcagAACCTTCTCGAGTACTTctttatccttagcaaaatattaatattattagtaattaaaaaatataaaatctgtGCTGAAACTTCTCAAGAGTTCAATTGAATCATTATAAGCATGCACTTAGTAAGCTAATAATCTTTGAGTGAAAAGACACAGATAAGACTGGTGTCTTAGCTCAAACACTGACTATCATTTCTGGATCAATACACTGTAAGTTTATGATAGAAACGGCTGCAAACTGAACAATCAAATGCACTATATAGCTTTTAACTTGTGATTGTGTTTCATCTGAAAGATGTCAGGGCATGTAAGAGATTGTTCAAGGCCCCCTTTGCTTCTTGGTTAGGGAATTCCTTGATAGCTTCTTTTGCAGTACCAACATAATGGTGGCAGAGATCTTTAGCCTTTTCAATAGCTGACCCTCCTTTCAAAGCTTGCAAAATCTGTAAAAAGAAAAGGTATGATTCTGAGTATTTCAATCATTCAGCATTGAGGCAGCAGGACAAGGTGGACCGACATACAGAGAGACAGATGGATGGACAAGGAAAAACCATTCAACTTTAACTACATGGTGAGAAGAAAGTGATTAATGAGTCAAaagcaaagatgaaaacaaaagacagCTCATTTTTAGAGGAATCTTATGGATAACCTACACTTTATTGAATATAGAAATCCATCCCACTGGATGGACTGAAAAGCCCTGAACCAGCCTAGTAGTATATCACTTTTCTTTCCAAGAAGGTGTACAAAATTTACATCATAACCTGTTTTTCACCttccatttttgtttcattgaaatCGTAAATGGAATGTTTCAACAATCTTGTTATGATCCATTTTCGAGAACAGCTTGTTTATGAAATGGTACCGAAATCCACAGCTATAAGAACCAGAGGCACAACCAACTTTTGTTTactggggaggaagggggaggggtatggGGAAGGGCTTAGATGTATATAGGCCATGGCAGAGGTTAAAGGAGAGCGGTTCCCCCCCACCCTTTGAGaatgtttttgtaaaatgaGAGGTGTGTAGATGCAAGAATGGTGGtaaattttgtaataatgtTGAACAAGTTTCAACTGTTTAGGTTGCAGCGCACACTAATTTTGTTGTATTATGCATTGGCATTTTTGTCTGCTGGTGGGGAGGCTGACTGTTCCCATTTGAATTTAttctttgggggaggggaggggagggggaggggagggaggagggttGAGGGGTTTGAAGTTTTGGCACCTCTGATAAAATAAGCCATGCAAAAATTTTCATCTTCCATCTACATCAGGGTtcccctaactttatccccccacaaaccccctgtggatgtcagagttgtccacgaacccccaacttttcgacacacaatctgagtcattattatactataatacgcataactgcctgtttctgtttcataattcagttatttatcacatgcacggtacggtaccgtgcatgtgataaataattgCCATAGTAGTatgtactactatggcaacatatgcgtatggaacgcaaaaagCGTTTGTACATTGCTAAATTATATGATCAATCACATTTTAGTTCAAAAACAactactctagttttgactttcagaaaagtgtcacgaaccccctgggatggactcacgcaccccctggtggttcatgcaccccaattagggaacccctgatctACATGAAATATTGATCCAGAGTTAATTTCATCTAAAATAATTAACTATTTGTCTCAGAAACAATTCTTAGTGGTTCCTGTTACATTGATGGTACACTGACTTCAACACTGGTTACCATGACGAGAACAACAGTCTGCCTGAATATTCTCCTATTCTCACTCTGGTAACAATGATATATTCTACAAATTTACACATCGGTTGATTATGTTATTTATAGCTGTTTATAACTGTAGTTATTTGAATAAATGCTTTCCAACTTTACAAATGACAGAAATCATCTGATAACAATTTTTGAAAGAATTTCTCTCTACTTTCTTACCTCTGAATGTGAGAGACCTTTAACGGGTGAAACCTCATTCTGTAGTATGACTGGACTGGACATTAAATAATTATATCCATCTACTGGTTCTTTTCTTATCTGGATGAGATCTTGATGTAACTagaggaaataaataaatatggagTCCATTGTGTACTCTAATTACTAGCTTTTGACATCATAATTCCATCTTGAGGCAAagtaaagaaaagtcaccccccccaaccccaccgtCACTAGAAATAATCAAGATCGTTATTGAAATGAATTCAAAATGTCTATTATGTATGTAGTTTGAGAATTTGTTAAAAACCTAGACCAATGACTTGTACaggcttgctactgtcggtaattagacactagtgcacagtcaatacatgcagctacagtcaatacccacaacacaatgGACagctcaggtccagataaaagataacaaggtatcatgtttcgctactgtctgcattttgtagcgacaagaagaaaaaaacttcacttgcaagcaacggaaagttcactttttcagagggcggcacacgttttggggcgagtcttcaatgacTTTACTACAGAGAAAGTTTGATAACCAGAGGCAAAACCCATTTCTCATTTTTCTATAAACAGGTAAATTTTGAATAAACTTTACTCTCAAAATCCATAAACATGTCCATGTGACAAGTCTCCAAAGAGTTACACTCACCTGTTGAGCCCATGCAAGATTCTTGCCAAATTCAAATGCTGAATCTATAAACTCTTGTCTCTGATTGGTCAATAGCAGAGCTGACTTACAGCTGTGACCAATCAAGCTTCCTGCTGAATGAAACACATAGTCCTTCCACTCATCGAAGCTTTTGACGGATGGCTCATGATTTAGCTTTTCATAGTTCATTGCATCGAATGCAGCTTGTGTCATGTGATcaatggactgagaaattaaatCAACGACGAGAGTGTTTCTGAGATTGGCCAACGCCGACGATGAACTGGCAAGTAAAAAGTCTCCACTAAGAACAGccattttgtttccaaattCAATATCCTTGAGAGGACCATCCGAGGGTAAGATATTACTCAAGTCAAAGACTCCACGATGAACTAGAAATGCTGTGTAGATCATCTCGGTAATTTCCGCTAAGGTTCTCTGGCTGTAAGAGAGGAAAGCAGAGACTGAGCAGGGCTGTGTGTGAACAGATAAAGGAAGAAGCTAACAAAGTTAGAACTACTGTAAGTTAGGAAAGAGAACAAGGAAAACCAGGGAATGTAAAAGTTAACAAACCACTGTAATTATTTATAAAGATTTGTTCTCAATTTCTGGAGGAAGAAGCAGACAAGGTTTGACAATGCATATTGGTACTAGGACAAGATAAGATATATTACATTTCAAATGCTGCACTATTAAGATGGTGGCCTTACGCAAATAACTTCTTCTGGTGTATATAATTGTTTAGTAACTATGGTCATGCCAATAGTGAGTGTCCTTCAGGAGGCTTATTTAAATTAGCATCCACATCTTTGAAATGTTGTCCCTACTTTTATCCTTTTCTAGTGCAAAATTAGTGGACTCAAAGAGTAAAAGTTGACATTTTCCAGGTGATCTTATATTTATTCAGTGACTGTGGAGTAAGATTACCATCGGTACAGATCTGTGTCGACCTAAAAGTCAGCTGTCGTTGGTGATGACTCACCTTGGATGTATACCACTAACAAATGGGACCTTTGGGTCCATCACAGATGAGGAAGGTCCAGCTGCCTTTGCTACCAGTAACACCACCAAACCTCTCATTTGAATACTGTGACTCCCATCATTGAGGAAGTTTCTATTTCATaatggaaaaggaaaaaaaacactcaATGTAAAAGACGAGAATCAATAAATAGTATTACTAAGAATTTAGGATACAGAATCTGTCGATTCTCTGATAAGTTATCACATAATGTATCCAAAGTACTATCTTTGTCTATCTGAGTTCCCTAGCAACAACAGATTGAGAATCAATATAGGTCTGGCAAAAAGGTTTCAATGCAAAGATATCAGTTGACTCAGTGCTATCTTTACTtgctatttggaaaatatcCCAGCACTCCAGCAATTATAATTTCCACACTATCATAGTTCTTGGTATGTCAAGTTCTATGACAAAGATGGTGATTTCCTTATTATGGTGATGTGGCCAAGAGAGACTGGTTGCGTCTGTAATACCTCATTTGAGTCAATCCACATCAATCTTCAGCAATTCTGGAAAACCTTGATGGAGGTCATATCTCAGATATTTGTCTAGATTTTATTGTAAGAGCAAAGATATTAATGGCTAGAACCAGATTCCAACCAGTCTGAAAGCCACAGTATCTTGCACACCAATGTAATCAGGTATCACACCCAGTTTTATTCCACACAACCCAGAAAGCAACAGGGAAAGGATTTCAAGAGACATTTGGCTTTTTACAtatgggtctgttcacgttaaagcgcCCATATTAGCATAAATGGCATTTGGAGCATTGTAACAAAATACTTAGAGATTCTAGAGATACAAATATGATCGCGGCAATTAAATTGTGCGCTTGaacgtgaacagacccatacactttaataaataaatgaataaagaaaaactGATTACATAAATtataaggaaatgaatagtggGAAATTCCATGTATTCACTTATTCCAtgtaatttgtcaatttttatcATAAATCTGTGGCTATTACTAAAAGATTTAAAATATGATGAGACATTATAGATGCAGTTTTATCACATCTTTGTGAATTAATTGTTCATATCAAGATTTGTTTCATGGAATGACTCACTTTGCTGTTTGTAAAAGAGGATGTTTGGTCCCTACCAGCTTGCGAAGGTGAAGGGCAACGCTTGCCAGCTCATCGCTTAACAGACACCTGAGACTCATGAACGATGTAGGGTATCCCACAATCCTCTCTGCTTGTGATACTGCTTTCTTCCACGGTTCTTTCCCAGAGAAAGCAAAGAAACTAACTGCCCTATCGTGTGGTAGCTGACAGCTTTCTACTGGGTAAAGTAGGCCTACGTTGCGCTTTAACAGTAAACTGGGGCAGCACACATTTAAATCAGACATGCCTCTGAGGTTGAGTGCATAACTCTTTAGAGGTCTTAGTAATGGTCTTCTGAAtatcaaattcatttttaattcACAGTAAGTTTCCTGAATTCGGAGAGGTGGAACAATGAAAAGATACAGAAACACACTGAGTCAATATTGAACATTAATCCGAAAATCAACGAGGGTTTTTACAAAATGAGGGGGAACTtaaagtatatacatatactgctgaatttgaaatttgataagTTATGCATCAAGCACAGAAGTAGCTCATGAATACATCTcatgtattaatttattttcagcACTAATGCAAAGAGGCATACATTATTCTGTTCTTATTTGTCATTATATTAAATTCAGCACACCATGTAAAATAGCATGTAATGTATATTAGCCATTCGAAGAATCCCACAATGCAAATTCAAACAATTCTATCAAACACAACACATTGCCTGTGAAATTAATTGAAAATCAACGATTCTGAACGGTTTTGAAAGAGGGAATAACATGATGCATTCTTTATTAACCTGGTGCTTTGTTAGGCAATCAGTGAATGTGTAATTTCCTATTTCCAATAGCTCCACCCTTGACTCACAGCTGAATAGAAATGACATTTTTAACTGAACCTAGAATGTCTATTGTGAATAGCATTTGCTGCACAGCTTATGCCAACAGAAATTCATAAACCACAAATCTTCTATACATCATCTAAACACCAGACATTTCCTGAGCAGTATTCATGTCTTAAAACGTGAATTAAAAATCTAGTAAGACTGTTACTTTACTTCTGTGCTTAACTTAAGAATATGTGTAACATGAAAACTCATGCCAATTGCCATAGCAGACACATGTTTTTCGCGTAACTACCCCATTTTATACTAGAActatacaaaaatatatcaaaagaaCATAAACCGGCGTTAGGCCAACAGCTTGTTGTGCCAAACCGTCCTTAGTTTCATGTGTTATCGTGATTACTGATGTTTCTGTAGAGTTTCCGGCTCATTTAGAATCTTTTTGGTATTAATCGTTTTTCTAGTAATTCCTGTTGTCAGATTGTCAATGCGATATAATCATAGGTGACTCACTACATGCTGGGGTTATCATGCAGTTTTGGACCGCTCAGCCCCAAATCGAAGAGTTAGTACGCCCACAATTCAGGACTGTTGGAAGACACACCCCCACGATAAATTCCCGTCTTATAACCGacaactagcctaggcctaccgTCTGACCGTAGTACTGGACACTGACTATGGCCATAGGAAAATGGAGGAAAATACCCCAAATTTAAAAGgtaaagaatatatatttcataacgTGGCTTTTCCATCTTCGCAACTTAAAACGGtccttgaaatttgaaaaaaaattcttaagtTCCAACTAAAGACCTAGCAACAAGATAGTGCATTCTGCATGAGACGTCCAACACGTCTCTCAGGGGTTTCATGCAGCATGAGACGTGACAGATGCATCATTCTTTGCTATTGTAGATGTGCAAGTCATACTGTACTTGATCTTTAGTTATCAGCCAATCCTGCAGTTCTCAGGGTAGGATTTCATGTAAATTTCATGTATATTCAGGATGACTGGATAAGCTAATTTAAAGAGGCCATGAGATAAAATATCCAActaatcgagagtaacttcctctgaatctatcaGGTtggcaagtttttttttatgcaggtaCAGGTACTAGCACGgtcagaaaaaaatgtttttttccccaGGAACATAAATCCAACTTCGTCAGTTTTCCCGCCGCGGAACGCAGTGTAGGGGGTGTCTGATGGGGAATGTGCCCCCTCAGAAGCTgaagctttttgaaaattgaagacCCAATTGACGCAATTTGGTGGCCCATTTTTACAGTGATTGCCAGTGTACTACACATGTGTTAAACCATGTTACGGTAGCACATGAGTCGTTTTTATCCTGTATAAAATTTCAGCAAGTTCCCTACTTTTTAAAATTTCACATTCACTTGATATATTTTCTaagtaattgcaattttccCACTAGGATTTCATATCTCTGGGACCTCAACAAGTTCATTTTTGTATGCTGTACAGTAGTACTACAGtaaacaggcgcgtatccaggattttctaacccggggggcgcgaattactatctaagcggagcgccaccatcggttggcgcggagcgtacaagaaaatttctggttttgataccccccagatcaccggaaatggcacttctcgggcttgaaaatgagcaaccagatgtacacttttgcctgagaaccgcagtatttcccaaaagtttttttccatccataacctttttgaagattgtcaccagtcacacatcatgttccacctcattgcatgtcctatggatcattgcttttgtagatgattctacgtcacggcccacaatatccgaaagccccacttttcaaggttttaagcccattatttgttgagaatttgaaaattcacatttctcgtgaataaaatcacttcagaaCATACCCATAaggttgcacaaaattcaatctatggacaagcaatatagaaaaacctccttcaacccctaacagacaggtcaaaattgcacgagtagaggaaagtatgatgaagaatgttggtgaggaaattgtcgaaaatt is a window of Apostichopus japonicus isolate 1M-3 chromosome 21, ASM3797524v1, whole genome shotgun sequence DNA encoding:
- the LOC139962890 gene encoding all trans-polyprenyl-diphosphate synthase PDSS2-like, encoding MNLIFRRPLLRPLKSYALNLRGMSDLNVCCPSLLLKRNVGLLYPVESCQLPHDRAVSFFAFSGKEPWKKAVSQAERIVGYPTSFMSLRCLLSDELASVALHLRKLVGTKHPLLQTAKNFLNDGSHSIQMRGLVVLLVAKAAGPSSSVMDPKVPFVSGIHPSQRTLAEITEMIYTAFLVHRGVFDLSNILPSDGPLKDIEFGNKMAVLSGDFLLASSSSALANLRNTLVVDLISQSIDHMTQAAFDAMNYEKLNHEPSVKSFDEWKDYVFHSAGSLIGHSCKSALLLTNQRQEFIDSAFEFGKNLAWAQQLHQDLIQIRKEPVDGYNYLMSSPVILQNEVSPVKGLSHSEILQALKGGSAIEKAKDLCHHYVGTAKEAIKEFPNQEAKGALNNLLHALTSFR